The following proteins are encoded in a genomic region of Fundidesulfovibrio putealis DSM 16056:
- the cas1e gene encoding type I-E CRISPR-associated endonuclease Cas1e: MSRPFTRLGLASARIPQADRHGLLWLYRGNLTVEAGTLRFTTAGIEGLAAGSYDIPYQTVSVLLLGPGTTVSHDVFRLAASHGTSLVAVGQDGVRLYTAHPAGPDHSRLARLHASLWSDPIKRLDVARRLYAWRLNEVLPTKDISALRGIEGARMRETYKLAARRFQVEWHGRRFDREAPESTDIPNQAINHAAVAVGAAADIAVAATATIPQLGFIHEGSSRAFALDIADLYRDDFTLPIAFESVHIFNKQDQDNIERVVRRRAGEVMRKKELVASMIDRIKALIDEHDGHNHA; this comes from the coding sequence ATGAGCCGCCCATTCACTCGTTTGGGGCTGGCGAGCGCACGCATCCCTCAGGCCGATCGGCATGGCCTGCTGTGGCTATACCGGGGTAACCTGACCGTTGAGGCAGGCACGCTGCGATTCACCACGGCGGGCATAGAAGGCTTGGCAGCAGGAAGCTATGACATCCCTTATCAAACGGTCTCGGTACTTCTTCTTGGCCCTGGCACTACCGTCAGCCACGATGTCTTCAGGCTGGCGGCCAGCCACGGCACAAGCCTCGTGGCCGTCGGACAGGATGGCGTGCGCCTGTACACGGCGCATCCTGCCGGGCCGGACCACAGCCGCCTGGCCCGGCTGCACGCCAGTTTGTGGAGCGACCCAATCAAGCGCCTGGACGTGGCCCGACGACTGTACGCCTGGCGCCTGAACGAGGTGTTGCCAACGAAGGATATCAGTGCCTTGCGGGGTATCGAAGGGGCTCGGATGCGTGAAACGTACAAACTGGCCGCCCGTCGTTTTCAGGTGGAATGGCACGGTCGGCGCTTTGACCGCGAAGCCCCGGAGTCCACAGACATTCCGAACCAAGCCATCAACCATGCTGCGGTCGCGGTGGGAGCTGCTGCAGATATCGCGGTGGCGGCCACTGCGACAATCCCCCAATTGGGCTTCATCCACGAGGGCTCTTCAAGGGCTTTTGCGTTGGATATCGCAGATTTGTATCGGGACGACTTTACCTTGCCCATTGCGTTTGAGTCCGTTCACATCTTCAACAAACAAGACCAAGACAACATTGAGCGTGTCGTGCGGCGTAGAGCTGGTGAAGTCATGCGCAAGAAGGAACTCGTTGCCTCAATGATTGATCGAATCAAGGCGCTTATAGATGAGCATGACGGTCATAATCACGCGTAA
- the cas2e gene encoding type I-E CRISPR-associated endoribonuclease Cas2e: MSMTVIITRNVAQRFRGFLASCMLEVASGVYTNPGMSVAVRERVWSVMEDWHSQRPEGSLVLIWADSKQPAGQGLLILGEPPRKVIEYDGVYLSHLT; the protein is encoded by the coding sequence ATGAGCATGACGGTCATAATCACGCGTAACGTGGCCCAGCGCTTTCGAGGTTTTCTGGCATCGTGCATGCTGGAGGTGGCCAGCGGCGTGTACACCAATCCTGGGATGTCCGTGGCCGTGCGCGAGCGAGTCTGGTCCGTGATGGAGGACTGGCACTCCCAGCGACCGGAGGGGTCGTTGGTCTTGATCTGGGCCGACTCCAAACAGCCAGCCGGGCAGGGCTTGCTTATCCTCGGCGAGCCTCCCCGGAAGGTAATTGAATACGATGGCGTGTACCTCAGTCACTTGACATAA
- the cas6e gene encoding type I-E CRISPR-associated protein Cas6/Cse3/CasE, producing MSLYMLQLTLAPRPLLAWAHQVRVPTQDTGYLIHAGLRALFAEAAPQPFAVLGDAAGGMSGSVFTVLGYGPHPKDMLAANAQILAEPLLHSALVGPILDKPMPLDWPTGRLFNFRTRVCPVRRRSTTPRRMVERDAFLAACEQYPDRQHDRGETYSAWLGEQLERDQAATLLDCRMTAFCLTPLRRKTRSSRSQRLGDRPDVRMEGTLRVNDPKAFGTLMARGVGRHRAFGFGMLLLRPA from the coding sequence ATGAGCCTTTACATGCTCCAACTCACGCTCGCGCCGAGACCCCTGCTGGCCTGGGCGCATCAGGTTCGGGTGCCGACGCAGGACACCGGTTATCTGATCCATGCGGGGCTGCGCGCCCTGTTCGCGGAGGCGGCCCCCCAGCCCTTCGCCGTACTGGGGGACGCAGCTGGCGGAATGAGCGGCTCCGTGTTCACCGTGCTGGGCTATGGCCCCCACCCCAAGGACATGCTGGCTGCCAATGCTCAGATCCTGGCGGAACCGCTGCTCCATTCCGCCCTGGTTGGTCCGATCCTTGACAAGCCGATGCCTTTGGACTGGCCGACAGGGCGGCTGTTCAATTTCCGAACCAGGGTCTGTCCCGTGCGCCGTCGCAGCACCACGCCCAGGCGCATGGTCGAGCGCGATGCCTTCCTGGCGGCCTGCGAGCAATATCCTGACCGCCAGCATGACCGGGGGGAGACTTACAGCGCGTGGCTTGGCGAGCAGCTTGAGCGGGATCAGGCCGCAACCTTGCTGGACTGCCGCATGACCGCCTTCTGCCTGACGCCTTTGAGGCGCAAGACGCGTTCCAGCCGCTCCCAGCGGCTGGGAGATCGACCTGACGTTCGTATGGAGGGTACGCTTCGGGTGAATGATCCAAAAGCCTTCGGGACCCTGATGGCGCGAGGCGTAGGTCGACATCGGGCCTTCGGGTTTGGGATGCTTCTGCTGCGCCCCGCATGA